The Brasilonema sennae CENA114 genome includes a region encoding these proteins:
- a CDS encoding hybrid sensor histidine kinase/response regulator — translation MKEKLKILIIDDDEVDRMAVRCILSKTGVEMEVSEVGDLRSAIAILSDTLYDCVFLDYCLPDQDGLSLLQNLRLNNIEVPVIVLTSDEDEQIAVELMKAGAADYISKSSSLSSEILLKLLRNAIRVHRAEMQVALVNQQLHQSNELLIRQNQELEVQRQHIELQNIRLIEASHLKSQFLATISHELRTPMNAIIGFSQLLLRPKFGQLTHQQKDMLERILSNAKHLLMLLNQVIDFSKLEAGRLDFKPEIFDLSKVVNATVEEMRSLAQEKNLSLFIQMDLQNSLMFNDPTRIRQILTNLLSNAIKFTESGCIKVEVKELPELKVEIAVHDTGIGIAPADLQKIFEPFRQVDQSLTRKYSGTGVGLPMIKALLQTMGGNISVESQLNNHSVFRIQLPRHISSSSQEASDGTSNFTHASARKHFWRQQAIPCFATEGAHSNSRDN, via the coding sequence ATGAAAGAAAAACTAAAGATTTTAATTATAGATGATGATGAAGTAGACCGGATGGCAGTGCGTTGTATCCTCAGCAAAACAGGCGTTGAAATGGAAGTATCTGAGGTGGGTGACTTAAGAAGTGCGATCGCTATTTTGAGTGATACTTTGTATGATTGCGTCTTTCTCGACTATTGTTTACCAGACCAAGACGGTTTAAGTCTACTCCAAAACCTGCGTTTAAACAATATCGAAGTGCCTGTTATCGTTTTGACAAGTGATGAAGATGAACAGATAGCAGTTGAATTGATGAAAGCAGGTGCTGCTGATTATATATCCAAGTCATCGAGTTTGTCATCAGAAATTTTGCTAAAGCTTTTGCGCAATGCGATCCGCGTTCACCGAGCAGAAATGCAAGTCGCCTTAGTGAATCAACAACTGCACCAAAGCAATGAACTTCTGATTCGTCAAAACCAGGAACTAGAAGTACAGCGACAACATATAGAGTTACAAAACATCAGACTCATCGAAGCATCACACCTCAAGTCGCAGTTTCTAGCAACAATATCTCATGAGTTACGGACTCCGATGAATGCGATCATTGGGTTTTCTCAGCTATTGTTACGTCCTAAGTTTGGTCAACTAACACATCAGCAAAAAGATATGCTAGAGCGTATCCTCAGTAATGCTAAGCACTTGCTGATGCTGCTGAACCAAGTTATTGACTTTTCTAAGCTAGAGGCAGGAAGGTTAGATTTCAAACCAGAAATATTTGATTTATCAAAGGTGGTCAATGCTACTGTGGAAGAGATGCGTTCTCTAGCACAGGAGAAAAATCTGTCTTTATTCATTCAAATGGACTTGCAAAACTCTTTGATGTTCAATGATCCAACACGTATACGGCAGATTTTAACCAACCTGCTTTCAAACGCCATCAAGTTTACAGAGTCTGGCTGTATAAAAGTTGAAGTGAAGGAACTGCCAGAACTAAAAGTGGAGATTGCAGTTCATGATACTGGCATAGGTATTGCTCCTGCGGATTTACAAAAGATTTTTGAACCGTTTCGCCAAGTGGATCAAAGTCTGACTCGCAAATATTCTGGTACAGGTGTGGGTTTGCCAATGATCAAAGCGTTGCTGCAAACGATGGGTGGTAACATCAGCGTGGAAAGTCAGTTGAATAATCATTCAGTCTTTCGGATTCAACTACCACGTCATATATCATCCTCAAGCCAAGAAGCTTCAGATGGAACATCAAACTTTACTCATGCTTCAGCCAGAAAACATTTTTGGAGACAGCAAGCAATTCCTTGTTTTGCTACTGAAGGTGCACACAGTAACAGTAGAGATAATTAA
- a CDS encoding response regulator, whose translation MKQAQLFSHQKKHNSQPPLILAVEDNEDNLLLLSYTLESLGCELIRQNDGLTTLLVAKEYQPDIILLDILLPGLSGMDIVRSLKQEPLTSHIVVIAVTALASTDDRERILSAGFNDYISKPYMIEDLEALVSHYLCKELNPASAYNLCQD comes from the coding sequence ATGAAGCAGGCACAATTATTCAGTCATCAGAAAAAGCACAATTCTCAACCACCCTTAATATTAGCGGTGGAAGATAATGAGGATAACCTACTGCTATTGAGTTATACTCTTGAGTCGCTAGGTTGTGAGCTTATTCGTCAAAACGATGGTTTAACAACATTACTTGTTGCAAAAGAATATCAGCCAGACATCATACTGCTAGATATTTTATTACCAGGTCTTAGTGGCATGGATATAGTGCGTTCTCTAAAACAAGAACCTCTAACCAGTCATATTGTAGTTATTGCGGTCACAGCATTAGCGAGTACAGACGATAGAGAACGCATTTTGAGTGCAGGTTTTAACGACTACATCAGTAAACCCTACATGATAGAGGATTTAGAAGCTCTTGTTAGCCATTACCTATGTAAAGAGTTGAATCCAGCTTCAGCTTATAATCTCTGTCAAGATTAA
- a CDS encoding hybrid sensor histidine kinase/response regulator has translation MLAQDNSQVEYILAVDDNPDNLILLETILESEGYKVELISNGMHALEQIAQDPPDLILLDVMMPEMDGYEVTRRIRQNREISYIPILLITAYHDASVVEGLDAGADDFIRKPFDHEELLARVRSMLRLKHSIDEQRKMARQREDFVSRLTHDLRTPLVAADRMLHLFHQELFCAISPDMKEAIFAMIRSNQNLLEMVNNLLEVYRFEAGKKNLQLETCNLRQIVEEIVQELTPLVLEKGLTINIDSSNLDQKDETAGVVKGDRSELRRVTANLVGNAIKFTDTGSVNIRVSETPVGPEGNTWVIIEVQDTGFGIAPEDQATIFERFRQGKNKRAGSGLGLHLSQRIIESHKGTIDVFSELGKGSLFTVRLPK, from the coding sequence ATGCTAGCACAAGACAATTCTCAAGTCGAATATATACTTGCTGTTGATGATAATCCCGATAATCTGATCTTACTTGAAACAATTTTAGAGAGTGAAGGGTATAAAGTTGAGTTAATCTCCAATGGTATGCATGCTCTGGAGCAAATTGCCCAAGATCCACCAGACTTAATTTTACTAGATGTCATGATGCCAGAAATGGATGGCTATGAAGTGACACGCCGCATTCGTCAAAATCGAGAAATATCATACATTCCTATACTGTTGATAACAGCCTACCATGATGCGAGTGTTGTCGAAGGCTTAGATGCAGGAGCAGATGATTTTATTCGCAAACCATTCGATCATGAAGAGTTACTGGCAAGAGTACGATCAATGCTACGCCTCAAGCACAGTATTGATGAACAACGAAAAATGGCACGCCAACGAGAGGACTTTGTTTCACGTCTGACTCACGATTTGCGAACCCCGCTAGTAGCCGCAGATCGGATGCTTCATTTGTTTCATCAAGAACTCTTTTGTGCTATTTCGCCAGACATGAAAGAGGCGATATTCGCCATGATTCGCAGCAACCAGAACTTGTTGGAAATGGTGAACAACCTCCTAGAAGTCTACCGCTTTGAGGCAGGTAAAAAAAATCTGCAACTTGAAACCTGCAATCTGCGGCAAATCGTAGAAGAAATTGTTCAAGAACTCACTCCTCTGGTGCTTGAGAAGGGGTTAACTATCAATATAGACTCTAGCAACTTAGATCAAAAAGACGAAACAGCAGGTGTGGTTAAAGGCGATCGCTCAGAATTACGACGAGTCACAGCCAATTTAGTTGGAAATGCCATTAAATTTACAGATACAGGAAGTGTCAACATTCGTGTATCTGAAACACCTGTCGGACCTGAAGGTAATACTTGGGTGATCATTGAAGTCCAAGATACAGGATTTGGCATCGCTCCGGAAGATCAAGCAACAATTTTTGAGCGGTTTCGTCAGGGTAAAAATAAGCGTGCTGGCAGTGGCTTGGGATTGCATCTGTCGCAGCGTATCATTGAATCACATAAGGGAACAATTGACGTTTTTTCTGAACTTGGTAAAGGCAGTCTATTTACTGTACGTCTGCCGAAATAA
- a CDS encoding AAA family ATPase, translating into MDFEYYRNDEGAPANSNRQSLLASGWRPFHRELDWEFVWQLLCHDRQEFTQKSFNLASNFAEILGRHNYTWWANLLSVVSDNTRYEVEKYWNYITPDPLSPDYRYKDILSTETPIVQFVSRNSIPIDYVLNRLQEITVLRVLDVLGCPHIITQYYLERDFYFPVEKFVNWERLDVLNTVYAYWSKNDVWLQINSFDRGRRQYTLLAKNLAPLVNKATHDLAIMLSGYQTRVGKLYSQFPIRSFPEDIQNFTDLVQQAILNQKQLAVLVHGEPGTGKTAWTQAVAKEILVPLGYVIFILDHDAIANFVPPTYLERICIIINEADNLAQNRATEVAQYNNKTEHILSLLDGTLYQSVIDDSGIHIQQQLVVLMTCNTTERLDPAMLRKGRVDLMCEFTQRFV; encoded by the coding sequence ATGGACTTTGAATACTATAGAAATGACGAAGGCGCTCCTGCTAATAGTAACCGTCAAAGTTTACTAGCAAGTGGCTGGCGACCATTCCATAGAGAGTTGGACTGGGAGTTTGTGTGGCAACTGTTGTGTCACGACAGGCAAGAATTTACGCAAAAAAGTTTTAATTTAGCAAGTAATTTCGCTGAGATATTAGGACGTCATAATTATACTTGGTGGGCTAATTTATTAAGTGTTGTCTCTGATAATACTCGTTATGAAGTAGAAAAATATTGGAATTACATCACACCCGATCCTCTGTCACCAGACTATCGTTACAAAGATATTTTAAGTACCGAAACGCCTATCGTGCAATTTGTCAGCCGCAACAGCATTCCAATTGATTATGTTCTGAATCGTCTTCAAGAAATTACTGTATTGCGCGTTTTAGATGTATTGGGATGTCCTCACATAATCACACAATATTATTTGGAACGAGATTTTTATTTTCCCGTTGAAAAATTTGTAAACTGGGAGCGTTTGGACGTTCTTAACACCGTTTATGCTTATTGGTCAAAAAATGACGTTTGGTTACAAATAAACTCTTTTGACAGAGGACGACGACAGTATACTTTATTAGCAAAAAATCTCGCTCCACTCGTTAACAAAGCGACACATGATTTAGCAATTATGCTGAGTGGATATCAAACTCGTGTGGGTAAACTTTATAGTCAGTTTCCGATTCGGAGTTTTCCTGAAGATATTCAAAACTTTACTGATTTAGTACAACAGGCAATTCTCAATCAGAAGCAGTTAGCAGTTTTGGTACATGGAGAACCAGGTACAGGTAAAACCGCATGGACACAAGCAGTTGCTAAAGAGATTTTAGTACCTTTAGGGTATGTGATTTTTATTTTGGATCATGATGCGATCGCCAACTTTGTCCCACCCACATATCTAGAAAGAATTTGCATCATTATTAACGAGGCAGATAACTTAGCACAAAATCGTGCTACCGAAGTAGCGCAGTACAATAACAAAACCGAACATATATTGAGTTTACTAGACGGCACGCTGTACCAAAGTGTTATTGATGATTCTGGTATTCATATACAGCAGCAGTTAGTTGTGTTGATGACTTGTAACACCACAGAAA
- a CDS encoding DUF2294 domain-containing protein gives MTTPTPTRGQVERTLAQRIQALYRDQLGHQPSKITCQLSDQNVVIIIENSITKPEKLLLKTGNQELAEEVRSDLDDAIGPQLKALIEETLNVTVIELLSDATLETGRTGIIAILTDSPTIRIATSDSNKLSTKTSFDIK, from the coding sequence ATGACTACACCTACACCTACTCGCGGTCAAGTAGAAAGAACTTTAGCACAACGTATTCAAGCCTTGTATCGTGACCAGCTCGGTCATCAGCCTAGCAAAATCACTTGTCAACTATCGGATCAGAATGTCGTAATTATCATAGAAAATTCTATCACTAAACCAGAAAAATTGCTGCTTAAAACAGGTAACCAAGAATTAGCCGAGGAAGTTCGCTCAGATTTGGATGATGCAATTGGGCCACAACTCAAGGCATTGATTGAAGAAACTTTGAATGTTACAGTGATAGAACTCTTAAGTGATGCTACGTTAGAGACTGGTCGTACTGGCATTATTGCTATTTTGACAGATTCACCGACTATCCGCATTGCGACATCTGACTCTAACAAACTTAGTACAAAAACTTCATTTGATATTAAGTAA